Proteins encoded within one genomic window of Ovis aries strain OAR_USU_Benz2616 breed Rambouillet chromosome 1, ARS-UI_Ramb_v3.0, whole genome shotgun sequence:
- the LOC114118461 gene encoding adenosine 5'-monophosphoramidase HINT1-like: protein MADEIAKAQVARPGGDTIFRKIIRKEIPAKIIYEDDQCLAFHDISPQAPTHFLVIPKKHISQISAAEDDDESLLGHLMIVGKKCAADLGLKEGYRMVVNEGSDGGQSVYHVHLHVLGGRQMSWPPG, encoded by the coding sequence atggcAGATGAGATCGCCAAGGCTCAGGTTGCCCGGCCTGGTGGTGACACGATCTTCAGGAAGATCATTCGCAAGGAAATCCCAGCCAAAATCATTTATGAGGATGACCAGTGTCTTGCTTTCCATGACATTTCCCCTCAAGCACCGACACATTTTCTGGTGATACCCAAGAAACATATATCCCAGATTTCTGCAGCAGAAGATGATGATGAAAGTCTTCTTGGGCATTTGATGATTGTTGGCAAGAAATGTGCTGCTGATCTGGGCCTGAAGGAGGGCTACAGAATGGTGGTGAATGAAGGTTCAGATGGGGGCCAGTCTGTCTATCATGTTCATCTCCATGTTCTTGGAGGTCGGCAGATGAGCTGGCCTCCTGGTTAA